A window from Apteryx mantelli isolate bAptMan1 chromosome 15, bAptMan1.hap1, whole genome shotgun sequence encodes these proteins:
- the HAPLN3 gene encoding hyaluronan and proteoglycan link protein 3, which translates to MLLLPLLLGAALLRLGGGSYHHPFYNGFYYNHIMNDKGDSHEKTLHFNGAKLVVETPKDPVYSSNGANVTLPCHYHYEPDQEAKRKIRIKWSKLRDDYTKEQDVLVAIGKTYVAFGDFQGRASLRQASRREASLVVSDLRLQDDGKYRCEVIDGLEDESDVVDLRLQGIVFPYQPPRGQYRLNFHEAERACREQGAVVATFSQLLQAWSEGLDWCNAGWLADGTVQYPIRLPRKPCGGLHLAPGIRSYGQRHRHLHRFDVFCFSSALRGEVFYLDRPAGMTLEEAKQACQDAGAEIARVGQLYAAWKFLGLDRCDAGWLADGSVRYPIAKPRANCGPAEPGIRSFGFPSTGRFGVFCYKER; encoded by the exons ATGCTCCTGCTCCCGCTGCTCCTCGGGGCCGCCCTGCTGCGCCTCGGCGGCGGCTCCTACCACCACCCCTTCTACAACGGCTTCTACTACAACCACATCATGAACGACAAGGGCGACAGCCACGAAAAAA cGCTTCACTTCAACGGGGCCAAGCTGGTGGTGGAGACCCCCAAAGACCCTGTCTACAGCTCCAACGGTGCCAACGTCACCCTGCCCTGCCACTACCACTATGAGCCCGACCAGGAGGCCAAGCGCAAGATCCGCATCAAGTGGTCCAAGCTGCGGGATGACTACACCAAGGAGCAGGACGTGCTGGTGGCCATCGGCAAGACCTACGTGGCCTTCGGGGACTTCCAGGGCCGTGCAAGCCTGCGGCAGGCCAGCCGGCGGGAGGCCTCGCTGGTGGTCAGCGACCTGCGCCTGCAGGACGATGGCAAATACCGCTGTGAGGTGATCGATGGGCTGGAGGATGAGAGCGATGTGGTGGACCTCCGGCTGCAAG GCATCGTCTTCCCCtaccagcctccccgcggccagTACCGGCTCAACTTCCACGAGGCCGAGCGGGCCTGCCGGGAGCAGGGCGCCGTCGTGGCCACCTTCAGCCAGCTCCTGCAGGCCTGGAGCGAGGGGCTGGACTGGTGCAACGCGGGCTGGCTGGCCGACGGCACGGTGCAGTACCCCATCCGGCTGCCCCGCAAGCCCTGCGGCGGGCTGCACCTCGCCCCCGGCATCCGCAGCTACGGCCAGCGCCACCGGCACCTGCACCGCTTTGACGTCTTCTGCTTCTCCTCCGCGCTCAGAG GGGAGGTCTTCTACCTGGATCGCCCGGCCGGCATGACCTTGGAGGAAGCCAAGCAGGCCTGCCAGGACGCCGGCGCCGAGATCGCCCGCGTGGGACAGCTCTACGCCGCCTGGAAGTTCCTGGGGCTGGACCGCTGCGACGCCGGCTGGCTGGCGGACGGCAGCGTCCGCTACCCCATCGCCAAGCCCAGGGCCAACTgcggccccgcggagcccggcATCCGCAGCTTCGGCTTCCCCAGCACGGGCCGCTTTGGGGTCTTCTGCTACAAGGAGAGATAg